A stretch of Anas platyrhynchos isolate ZD024472 breed Pekin duck chromosome 29, IASCAAS_PekinDuck_T2T, whole genome shotgun sequence DNA encodes these proteins:
- the NWD1 gene encoding NACHT domain- and WD repeat-containing protein 1 encodes MDTLDGMGAPVTYLALYDCTLVSDSCSVMYFRAWNLVCKQQQEILARVTDTGCTAVSHRGNYVYLTQPEDRQKVIIWDATEGAVCDTLDTSAQVRCLEIAEQTQLLFTGLMSGTVLVFPPNSKQDVACIPPPESQKPVNHMAINAHEKQLAITYDDLFLVLDIIPADPCPAIHRPTYTFYTHIPRALVSRVAVLADYRVLYGMTTGDLFLYDCPQSQVFPLEGHRSQISCLESSHGEHWALSGAEDSLQCLWDLESCQQEHEMCYYKVLHRQGGKAVPKVNYCPKLSGGSNRPDSQLSDRIPKSCT; translated from the exons ATGGACACGCTGGATGGCATGGGAGCACCAGTAACATACCTAGCCCTGTACGACTGCACTTTGGTTTCTGATTCCTGCAGCGTGATGTACTTCAGAGCGTGGAACCTCGtttgcaagcagcagcaggaaatctTGGCACGTGTCACAGACACAGGCTGCACTGCAGTGTCCCACAGAGGGAACTACGTCTATTTAACCCAACCTGAGGACAGACAGAAAGTCATCATCTGGGATGCCACAGAAG GTGCAGTGTGTGACACACTGGACACTTCTGCTCAAGTGAGATGCCTGGAAatagctgagcaaacccagctcCTCTTCACTGGACTCATGTCTGGAACAGTCCTTGTTTTCCCACCAAACTCCAAGCAGGATGTAGCATGCATCCCACCTCCAGAGTCACAGAAACCAGTCAACCATATGGCAATCAACGCGCATGAAAAGCAGCTTGCCATAACATACGATGATTTATTCCTTGTGCTGGATATTATCCCTGCAGATCCATGTCCAGCAATCCACAGGCCCACCTACACCTTTTATACTCATATCCCTCGTGCTCTGGTTTCCAGAGTGGCTGTCCTTGCAGATTACAGAGTCCTCTATGGCATGACTACTGGGGATTTATTCCTTTATGACTGCCCGCAGTCCCAGGTGTTTCCTTTGGAAGGTCACAGAAGCCAGATCTCCTGCTTGGAAAGCAGTCATGGAGAGCACTGGGCACTCAGTGGAGCTGAGGATTCGCTGCAGTGTCTCTGGGACTTGGAGTCCTGTCAGCAGGAACACGAGATGTGCTATTATAAGGTACTACACCGGCAGGGAGGTAAAGCAGTGCCAAAAGTCAATTACTGCCCTAAGCTATCAGGGGGATCCAACCGACCGGATTCCCAGCTCTCAGACAGGATACCCAAATCCTGCACATAG
- the LOC101798105 gene encoding NACHT domain- and WD repeat-containing protein 1: protein MALTSDCRLLVAGSQNGSKLVWNMEVIEMLHALPGHSAEVRCVKVFGKGTCAVSAAMDHSLCIWNLISGRVKFVIQATHIEEQPSHHLHVDERHRIVYSSSDTKVNVWHLETVELIFQISAEVSGAWMCSAVHSLRQISSDENSLLEKLPGRVCFVVTSEDESILQV, encoded by the exons ATGGCACTTACTTCTGATTGCCGGCTGCTGGTGGCAGGTTCCCAGAATGGCTCAAAGCTTGTCTGGAATATGGAAGTTATTGAGATGCTGCACGCCCTCCCTGGGCACTCTG CTGAGGTGAGGTGTGTGaaagtgtttggaaaaggaACCTGTGCTGTCTCAGCTGCCATGGATCACAGTCTGTGCATCTGGAATTTGATTTCTGGCAGAGTAAAGTTTGTTATCCAAGCTACACATATTGAAGAGCAGCCCTCACATCACCTTCATGTGGATGAGAGGCACAGGATTGTATATTCTTCCTCAGACACAAAG GTCAATGTTTGGCACCTGGAGACAGTAGAACTCATCTTCCAGATCTCTGCAGAGGTGTCGGGTGCGTGGATGTGTTCTGCAGTACACAGCCTGAGGCAG ATCTCTTCTGATGAAAACAGTCTGCTTGAGAAGCTTCCTGGGAGGGTTTGCTTTGTGGTTACTTCAGAAGATGAGTCCATTCTGCAGGTTTAA